In Lotus japonicus ecotype B-129 chromosome 5, LjGifu_v1.2, one genomic interval encodes:
- the LOC130717071 gene encoding 60S ribosomal protein L12 has protein sequence MPPKFDPSQVVDVYVRVTGGEVGAASSLAPKIGPLGLSPKKIGEDIAKETAKDWKGLRVTVKLTVQNRQAKVSVVPSAAALVIKALKEPERDRKKTKNIKHNGNISLDDVVEIARVMKPRSMAKDLSGTIKEILGTCVSVGCTVDGKDPKDLQQEVTDGDVEVPLE, from the coding sequence ATGCCACCGAAGTTCGATCCCTCTCAGGTGGTGGACGTCTACGTACGTGTCACCGGCGGCGAGGTCGGCGCAGCAAGTTCCCTCGCACCCAAGATCGGTCCACTCGGTCTGTCCCCAAAGAAGATCGGAGAAGACATCGCGAAGGAGACCGCGAAGGATTGGAAGGGTCTGAGGGTGACAGTGAAGCTCACCGTGCAGAATCGTCAGGCGAAGGTGTCGGTGGTGCCATCCGCAGCGGCGCTGGTGATCAAGGCGTTGAAGGAGCCGGAGAGGGACAGGAAGAAGACGAAGAACATCAAGCACAATGGGAACATCTCGCTTGATGATGTTGTGGAGATTGCTAGGGTGATGAAGCCGAGGTCCATGGCGAAGGATCTGAGTGGGACTATCAAGGAGATTCTTGGGACTTGTGTGTCTGTTGGGTGTACGGTTGATGGGAAGGACCCTAAGGATCTGCAGCAGGAGGTTACTGATGGTGATGTTGAGGTTCCTCTAGAATAA